GTCGACACCTTCCAGCGCGGCGGCTGCGAGGGCAAAGCCCAAGCCAATGTAAGCCTGAAGCGCCGCGTGCTGGAAATTGGTCTCGGCGTCGCGAGCGGGATACTCCGCGAGCAATTTGGCGCGATAGCGCTCCCATCCCTCATTGGTGCTGCCCCGGACCTGATTCACCAGGTCGAACATCATGTTGATGCGTTCGGCCGTGTAGGTGTCCCAGGCCGCGAACACCAGCAGGTGGGAACCTTCCGTGACCTGTGCCTGGCCCCAGGCCACCTGGCGAATCTGCTCCCGCAGCGCCGGGTTGGTCACGACGAGCAGCTCAAAGGGCTGCAGGCCACTCGAGGTGGGGGCGAGGCGAATGGCCTCGATGATCCGGCTCAGGCTGGCTTCGGACACGGTTT
This genomic interval from Candidatus Sericytochromatia bacterium contains the following:
- a CDS encoding nitroreductase family protein, producing the protein MSTDWLERLRWRYATKKMDPTQTVSEASLSRIIEAIRLAPTSSGLQPFELLVVTNPALREQIRQVAWGQAQVTEGSHLLVFAAWDTYTAERINMMFDLVNQVRGSTNEGWERYRAKLLAEYPARDAETNFQHAALQAYIGLGFALAAAALEGVDGTPMEGFEPDAVDRILGLRERGLRSVVLLPLGHRDEANDWLAKLPKVRRPVERFVTRVE